The candidate division WOR-3 bacterium nucleotide sequence AATCTGACCGGAGCGTTGAAGTCAGCACTCGACGATGCCCATCAGAAGAAAACAACAATCGATACAATAAACGCTGAACTACGCAAGCGTCTGCGCGATTGTGAATCTCTGAGCAAGCAGTTACGCGTTTCAGAAGAATACATCAAGAATATCATAAACAGTATATCGAGCGGTGTAGTCGCTTTTGACCGAGAACTCAGGATAACCTATTACAATGATTTCGTGCGAACATTGTCCGGTATGAAAGACATAGAGATAAATACAAACCTTTATGAGGCCCTGCCACTGTTGAAGAATGACGTCATCACCAAGGCAATAGACGACATATTCACCCACAAGGAACCTTTTTATATTATGAAAACATCGGTCTCAAGTGACGACCGTGATTATATCTTCAGCATATCCGGATTCCCGATAAGGCATGAGACCGATATTTCCGGGGCAACACTTCTGATGAATGACATCACAAAAGAAGTGAAGATGCAGGCCCAGATGGCGGATTATGAAAAACTATCGGCGCTGAGCCAGGTTGCCCTCGGCGCGGCGCACGAAATAAATAATCCTCTGCTTGGCATCACGTCATATATTGAACTGTTGATCGAAGAAGAGAAGGATGTGGAGAGAAGAACACAGGCCAAGCAGGTTCTGGACAGTGCGTACCGCATTTCTGAAACGATCAAGGGACTTCTAAACTTTGCAAGACCTTCGCCGCCTTCGTTCACCAAGATCAACATCAACAAATTGATCTCCGAAACAATTTCCTTTCTCAATCACCAGCCGCTGTTCAGGAAAATCAAATTTCAGAAGCAGCTCGCTGATTCCCTGCCCCATATCACCGCAGATGCCAATCAAGTCCGCCAGGTACTGCTGAATATTTTTCTCAACGCTGGCCAGGCCATGCCTGAAGGCGGCATCATAGCAGTAATGACCAACAAGGTCAAATTCGAAGAGCAGATAGAGATCAGAATAAACGATACCGGAGTGGGCATTTCAGATGAAGACTTAAAGCGCGTATTCGATCCTTTTTTCACCACAAAAAAAGGCGAGGGCACAGGACTGGGTCTGAGCATAAGCTACAGTTATGTCAAAAGCCACAAAGGGCAGATCGCGATAAGCAGTAGTCCAGGCAAGGGCACGGAAGTAGCATTAATGCTTCCCATAAGGCAAGAAACGAGAACCAAAACTGAGGTATTGGAATAATGGCAGCGTCCGTACTGATAATCGATGATGAAGTGTTGACTTTAAATAACTTGAAGCGGGCACTAATAAAGGAAGGTTATGAGGTGCTGGTCGCAGACTCGGGTGAAACCGGCTTAGAGATCTTCAGAAGGCATCGGCCCAACATAGTGCTTGCTGACCTGATGCTACCTGGTATCGATGGCATCGAAGTCCTCAAACAAGTAAAAAGTTCGGAAGCCACTACTGCGGTAATCATGATAACCGCCTACGAGATAATTGAAAAAGCGATTGAAGCTATGAAACTGGGTGCATATGATTACCTGATGAAACCGTTCAAGATAACCGAGCTGAAAGCCAGCATCGCGCGGGCACTGGAACTCCAATCGTTAAGGGTCAGGGTCTCAGATACCGTTGAAACTGAAAAAGGGAAATACTACTTTGACCGCATAATCGCCCAAAGCAAAAAAATGATCGAAGCCGTGAGAACTGCACGCCGCGTTGCGCCGCTTGAGAAAACAACAATCCTCCTTACTGGAGAGAGCGGCGTTGGCAAAGGACTCCTCGCCCGTGCGATTCATTACAATAGCGGCCGCGCCGAGGAACAGTTCATCGAGCTCAACTGTGCAGCTGTGCCGGACAACCTCATGGAGAGCGAACTCTTTGGTTATGAACCAGGTGCTTTTACTGATGCGCGCCGTCGCAAGATAGGCCTGTTGGAAAAGGCCGATCACGGGACTTTCTTCCTCGATGAGATAGCTGATATGCCGCTTCCCCTTCAGGCGAAAATCCTCAAGGTACTTGAAGAACAGTCTTTCACCCGTCTTGGCGGTACAACACAGATAACCGTAGACGTGCGTATCCTCGCCGCCACCAATAAAAACCTGCAGGCTGAGATGGAACAAGATAATTTCAGGGAGGACTTGTTCTACCGTCTTAACGTCGTACCGATCGCAATTCCTCCACTTCGTGAGAGAGAAGAAGATGTCATACCCCTGGCACTCGCATTCATGAAGGACTTCAATGTTGAACTCCATAGATCATTCAGGGGTATATCGGAACAAGCTGCAAGCGCGCTGGTCAATCATAAATGGCCGGGTAATGTCCGCGAGCTACGTAATATTATCGAAAGAGTCATGGCCTTGTATCAGGTTGAAGAAATAGATATCCAGTATTTACCGGCAGAGATAACCGTTACCAGGGCAATAGAACCGGTCATCAAGGACCAGATCGACAAGAAGACTTTCGTCACTATTGAAGAACTCGAGGAAAAATACATAAAAGAAGTGCTCAACTATACCGGTGGGAACAAAACCCGCGCAGCTAGAATATTGGGCATACATCCAACATCTTTGTTCAGAAAAATCAAGAAAAGCAAGTAGGTTATTCAGCATAAACTGCATCCAAAAATGGCAAGTTCTTTTTGCACTATAGCATTATGCTATGCTTAATAGCATAAAGATTCACCTCCAGAATAGAAGTCTCATAATTTCAACATAATTCCCAGGCACACTTATTGCATATACATTTCTTCAATGGAGGTTATTGATGGTAAAAATAAATGAGACAAAGATTAGAGAGAAAAAATATGACCCTTTCATAGAAGCAACGATGCAATACGAAAGGGCGGCATACTCCCTGGATCTTGAGCCATGGATATATAACCGGCTCAAGTTCCCGGAGAAAGAACTGACCGTGCATATGACCATCACTCGTGACGATGGCAATGTCGAAACCTATACCGGCTACCGAGTACAGCATTGCACGGTGCGTGGTCCGGGTAAGGGCGGTATTCGTTACAGTCCAGACGCGTCGCTCAGCGAGTGCAAGGCGCTCGCCGCGTGGATGACCTGGAAGACAGCCGTTATGGACCTGCCACTTGGCGGTGCTAAGGGCGCGGTGATCTGCAATCCCCCGGAGATGACCGAAAGTGAGCTGGAAAAACTCACGAAAGAATACACATATTCCATAAAAGAGATCATTGGACCGAACCGGGACATCCCGGCACCAGATGTCTGGACCAATGCCCGAACCATGGCCTGGATATGCGATGCATATAGTCGCTATGTCGGTCACTTTGAACCAGCCGTGGTTACGGGAAAACCACTGGAAATCGGGGGCTCTCTCGGACGGGCTGGAGCCACAGGTCTTGGTATGTATTTCTCCCTGCTTGAGGCCTCAAAGCACCTTGAATATCCGCTCGAGGGAAAACGTGTTGCCATTATCGGTTACGGTAACGTTGGCAGCTCCATAGCAGAATTGCTCCACCCGTATGGCTGCAAAATCATCGCAATAACCGATATGTACGGCGGCATCCATAACAAAAATGGAATCGACATCCCTGGTCTGTGTGAACACGTCAACCAAACAAAAACTGTCAAAGGATTCAAGAAATACGATTCGATCACAAATGAAGAGTTACTGGCGCTCAACTGCGATATCCTCCTCCCATGCGCGATCGAAGGCATGATAAATGAGAAAAATGCCCACAAGATCAAGGCTAAGATAATATGTGAAGGCGCAAATGGACCCACTACTGCCGATGCCGATGAGATACTGGCTGAAAAAGATGTCTTCATGCTCCCTGATATCCTCGCCAACGCCGGTGGCGTTACGGTATCATACCTGGAATGGATACAGGACCTTCAAAAGTGCTTCTTTAGCGAAGAAGAAGTCAAGAACCGGTGCTGGAGAATGATGCAGAAAGCGTTCTGGGATGTTGTGCGTGTCTCTGACAAGCACAAAACAAACACGCGGCACGCTGCATACATCCTTGCCGTTCAAAGAGTCGCTGATTCGATCAGACTGTTCGGAAAGATCGGTCGAAATTAGTCCTTCCAGTAGCTTGATAAAGCCGGGTTCTTCAGAACCCGGCTTTTTTGTTATCACATTCAACTCAGAATATCAACATACGGACAGCAGAAAACCGCTCTCAAACAACTGCATTCTGCAATAGTGCATATGGCAACAACATGTTGACTATCGACGAAAACTAAGTATAATAATAGCCCGAGAAAGGAGTGATATGAAAATCAACACGAAAGAACTATCAACTATAGTTGACAAATATCACGCAGAAAAAGCATCTCTGATTGCCGTCCTGCAGGATGTTCAAGAAAAGTATCACTGGCTGCCCCCCGAAACCCTCCAATTCGTCGCCGATAAACTCAACGTCCCGCTCATCGATGTCTACAGTGTTGCGACCTTCTACCGTGCTTTCAGCCTAACACCACGGGGTGAGCACGTTGTGACCGTATGCCTGGGCACGGCTTGTCATGTACGTGGGGCACCCCTTGTCCAGGACCGGCTGAAAAATCTACTTAAAATCGACCCCGGCTGCACCACGCCTGACAGGAGATTCACTCTGGAGAATGTAAACTGCCTTGGGGCATGTGCATTAGCACCGATCGTGGTCGTCGATGGTAACTATCACGGCCAGACCACAATCAAGAAGGTCGATCAAATCCTTGAAAAGTACAAAAAGAAACCCAGGAAAAAATCAACAACAAGGAAAAGAAAAAAGTAGCACATGATCCTTTCCCAAATACAGATACTGTTGAATGCAGAATTCATATCCGGACAAACAGCCCAACATCTTGATATAAAATACGCCAAAGCATCAGACCTTATGAGCGATGTTCTTGCTTTCTCGAAACCATATTCTGAACGAAATACACTCCTCGTAACTGGACTGACCAACAAGCAAGTGGTCAGAACTTGTGAGATCGCAGGTGTTGGAGCAATCATATTCGTCCGTGGTAAGAACCCTACAGAGGAAACAATAGAACTTGCCGAGCAGTGCAACATTCCACTGCTTACCACCAAACTGAAGATGTTTGAAGCCTGCGGCATTCTGTACACAGAAGGCATCATCGGCGCTACCCCGGATGCCTTTGAGAACAAATAAGATGCGATCCGAGGTACTATTGAAACAGGAGTTCAAGATCGAAGGCGGGGATTTCGTCAATGCAGGTGAATCATCCTGTAAGGTCAGGAATACACTGCGCGAGATCGGTATCGAGAGTGATCTTGTGAGACGCGTGGCGATCGCGGCA carries:
- a CDS encoding ATP-binding protein — translated: MNKGIPKIVICEKCGTENSEGTTHCVKCGEELYHDYYRGLQLRNTLITLGLFLLPFVIFFYILNFETSRHFEDLVKQQLSYSVEVNARAIKTFLEERKHDLLSIATMDVAEITDVRTRRTFLQRFLKEKPSFDFIAAADPSGKMIFSTNDLRGTVDKRIYFRKSMTGEFYNSGIFYSDILDTSAMIISTPLYNRNDRQIGVILASISLKALYDLILDLRIGRTSEIFLVDENGIFLSPSRLGGTVLKEYGYYSKDANPHADGGGVLIHRDYRGENVICAYRSFEEFHGYLVSEMDVDEALAPVARLKSVIFYIFLIFGGFLVFSSVFFSRQVTNVLKNLTGALKSALDDAHQKKTTIDTINAELRKRLRDCESLSKQLRVSEEYIKNIINSISSGVVAFDRELRITYYNDFVRTLSGMKDIEINTNLYEALPLLKNDVITKAIDDIFTHKEPFYIMKTSVSSDDRDYIFSISGFPIRHETDISGATLLMNDITKEVKMQAQMADYEKLSALSQVALGAAHEINNPLLGITSYIELLIEEEKDVERRTQAKQVLDSAYRISETIKGLLNFARPSPPSFTKININKLISETISFLNHQPLFRKIKFQKQLADSLPHITADANQVRQVLLNIFLNAGQAMPEGGIIAVMTNKVKFEEQIEIRINDTGVGISDEDLKRVFDPFFTTKKGEGTGLGLSISYSYVKSHKGQIAISSSPGKGTEVALMLPIRQETRTKTEVLE
- a CDS encoding sigma-54 dependent transcriptional regulator, translating into MAASVLIIDDEVLTLNNLKRALIKEGYEVLVADSGETGLEIFRRHRPNIVLADLMLPGIDGIEVLKQVKSSEATTAVIMITAYEIIEKAIEAMKLGAYDYLMKPFKITELKASIARALELQSLRVRVSDTVETEKGKYYFDRIIAQSKKMIEAVRTARRVAPLEKTTILLTGESGVGKGLLARAIHYNSGRAEEQFIELNCAAVPDNLMESELFGYEPGAFTDARRRKIGLLEKADHGTFFLDEIADMPLPLQAKILKVLEEQSFTRLGGTTQITVDVRILAATNKNLQAEMEQDNFREDLFYRLNVVPIAIPPLREREEDVIPLALAFMKDFNVELHRSFRGISEQAASALVNHKWPGNVRELRNIIERVMALYQVEEIDIQYLPAEITVTRAIEPVIKDQIDKKTFVTIEELEEKYIKEVLNYTGGNKTRAARILGIHPTSLFRKIKKSK
- a CDS encoding Glu/Leu/Phe/Val dehydrogenase; amino-acid sequence: MVKINETKIREKKYDPFIEATMQYERAAYSLDLEPWIYNRLKFPEKELTVHMTITRDDGNVETYTGYRVQHCTVRGPGKGGIRYSPDASLSECKALAAWMTWKTAVMDLPLGGAKGAVICNPPEMTESELEKLTKEYTYSIKEIIGPNRDIPAPDVWTNARTMAWICDAYSRYVGHFEPAVVTGKPLEIGGSLGRAGATGLGMYFSLLEASKHLEYPLEGKRVAIIGYGNVGSSIAELLHPYGCKIIAITDMYGGIHNKNGIDIPGLCEHVNQTKTVKGFKKYDSITNEELLALNCDILLPCAIEGMINEKNAHKIKAKIICEGANGPTTADADEILAEKDVFMLPDILANAGGVTVSYLEWIQDLQKCFFSEEEVKNRCWRMMQKAFWDVVRVSDKHKTNTRHAAYILAVQRVADSIRLFGKIGRN
- the nuoE gene encoding NADH-quinone oxidoreductase subunit NuoE, with protein sequence MKINTKELSTIVDKYHAEKASLIAVLQDVQEKYHWLPPETLQFVADKLNVPLIDVYSVATFYRAFSLTPRGEHVVTVCLGTACHVRGAPLVQDRLKNLLKIDPGCTTPDRRFTLENVNCLGACALAPIVVVDGNYHGQTTIKKVDQILEKYKKKPRKKSTTRKRKK